One window from the genome of Bacilli bacterium encodes:
- a CDS encoding metalloregulator ArsR/SmtB family transcription factor gives MSNEEFLKIAKALSDGTRLKILQIISRRHSICACNILEELHITQGTLSHHMKVLADLKLVEVERDGRWCHYSLKRENICAVVAFIREICLEKEDDTEVCSCK, from the coding sequence ATGAGCAACGAAGAGTTTTTAAAAATAGCTAAAGCCCTAAGCGATGGCACGAGGCTTAAAATACTTCAAATAATTTCCCGTCGTCATTCAATATGCGCTTGCAATATCCTGGAAGAATTGCACATTACGCAGGGAACACTATCGCATCATATGAAAGTCCTGGCTGATCTAAAACTGGTTGAGGTAGAAAGAGACGGCCGCTGGTGCCATTATAGTTTGAAACGCGAAAATATATGCGCGGTAGTTGCTTTTATCAGGGAAATTTGTCTTGAAAAAGAAGATGATACGGAAGTCTGCTCTTGCAAGTGA
- a CDS encoding acyl carrier protein, with product MDDTLAKIEKAFAKTLKVDEVKPEAELRELGLDSLDLVELMMELEEEFGIEFSNDEMIEFKTVSDVYKSIEKKLNK from the coding sequence ATGGATGACACGCTTGCTAAAATTGAGAAGGCTTTTGCTAAAACACTTAAGGTTGATGAAGTTAAACCGGAAGCCGAACTCCGTGAATTAGGTCTTGATTCGCTCGATTTAGTTGAGCTGATGATGGAGCTTGAAGAAGAGTTTGGAATTGAATTCAGCAATGATGAAATGATTGAATTTAAGACCGTTTCTGATGTCTATAAATCAATCGAGAAGAAATTAAATAAATAA
- a CDS encoding ATPase, T2SS/T4P/T4SS family, which translates to MNENEKKLLEYIFSSPLKTLLEDDDVTDISYNGSSVFFFTHTQGRKKSDIKFSHSEANDFIRQIANLNNVLFSTAKPIMDTSIANLRISAIHDSLARKNGEKVIHFSIRKHNQKIIDFRQTETGNQLLYDLLSAYLQCNLSMAISGKAGSGKTEMQKFILTLLPNNERVILIDSVDEIEENNQYDLDLSVWRVSDNDEVRIQELIRASLRQNPDWIILAEARGREMKDIISSIRSGHPSIFTCHSLKAELTPYRVLELMGDHDSIDSSKSKIEDITNHIPLYIHMEKRITNEGIVRQITQVVIYEHSVPYLIYQKKDKPFYYPLPLDFAKMIEEINSNLYKTWKEKQND; encoded by the coding sequence ATGAATGAAAATGAAAAAAAACTTCTTGAGTATATTTTTTCTTCCCCGTTAAAAACTTTACTGGAAGATGATGATGTTACAGATATCAGTTATAACGGCTCCTCGGTGTTTTTCTTCACCCATACGCAAGGCCGCAAAAAGAGTGATATTAAGTTTTCTCATAGCGAAGCCAACGATTTTATTCGCCAAATAGCCAATTTAAACAATGTCCTGTTTTCGACGGCAAAACCAATTATGGATACTTCAATTGCCAATTTAAGAATCAGCGCAATTCACGACAGTCTCGCTCGAAAAAATGGGGAGAAAGTCATACATTTTTCAATTCGGAAGCACAATCAAAAGATAATTGATTTTCGACAAACAGAAACTGGCAATCAGTTACTTTATGACTTATTATCCGCTTATCTTCAATGCAATTTATCGATGGCCATTTCCGGTAAAGCGGGTAGCGGAAAGACGGAAATGCAAAAATTTATTTTGACGCTCTTGCCCAATAATGAACGAGTTATTCTTATTGATTCAGTGGATGAGATTGAGGAGAACAATCAATATGATCTGGATCTTTCTGTTTGGCGAGTAAGCGATAATGATGAGGTTCGGATACAAGAATTAATTAGAGCCAGCTTACGGCAAAATCCCGATTGGATTATTCTTGCCGAAGCGCGCGGTCGAGAAATGAAAGATATTATATCTTCGATAAGAAGTGGGCATCCAAGTATTTTTACCTGTCATAGTCTCAAAGCGGAATTAACTCCTTATCGTGTCTTAGAATTGATGGGAGACCATGATTCGATTGATTCTTCAAAGTCGAAAATTGAAGACATAACCAATCACATACCTCTATATATCCATATGGAAAAGAGAATAACCAACGAAGGAATTGTTCGTCAGATTACTCAGGTTGTGATCTATGAGCATTCAGTTCCATATCTCATATATCAGAAAAAGGACAAACCCTTCTATTATCCCTTGCCTTTAGACTTTGCCAAAATGATCGAGGAAATAAATTCGAATTTATATAAGACCTGGAAAGAGAAACAAAATGATTAA
- a CDS encoding permease, with the protein MKWLSDLIWQLIFLLGGKYDSISWQYQVESSVHFFVFDFIKIGILLCVLIFIISYIQSYYPPERTKKILGKYHGVGANIIGALLGTVTPFCSCSSIPIFIGFTRAGLASGVTFSFLISSPLVDLGSLMLLVGFFGWPIAIAYVVVGLFLAVVGGTIIEKTGLGKNIEDFVTKNQSVVEIDGYEMSQTERLIYAKEQMLTTYKKVFWYIVIGVGIGSIIHNVIPESWIMSLLGPNNWYGVTLATVIGVPMYADIFGTLPIAEALYSKGAGLGTILSFMMSVTALSLPSLIMLRKVIKPKLLTAFIIIVVAGIMIIGYVFNAFGFLLI; encoded by the coding sequence ATGAAGTGGTTAAGCGATTTAATTTGGCAGCTAATATTTTTATTGGGTGGCAAGTATGATTCTATAAGTTGGCAATATCAAGTTGAGTCTTCAGTTCATTTCTTTGTTTTTGACTTTATTAAGATTGGGATTCTTTTATGTGTTTTGATATTTATCATATCTTATATTCAATCTTATTACCCTCCGGAGAGAACAAAGAAGATTTTGGGAAAGTACCACGGAGTGGGTGCAAATATTATCGGTGCGTTACTTGGGACGGTTACTCCCTTCTGCAGCTGTTCATCAATTCCAATTTTTATTGGTTTTACCCGCGCCGGACTGGCCAGCGGAGTGACATTCAGTTTCTTAATTTCCAGTCCGCTAGTTGATTTGGGCTCCCTGATGCTTTTGGTCGGATTCTTTGGATGGCCGATTGCGATCGCTTATGTGGTTGTAGGACTTTTTTTAGCAGTTGTCGGCGGGACGATTATTGAAAAAACCGGACTGGGAAAGAATATTGAAGACTTCGTGACCAAGAATCAATCGGTGGTAGAAATTGACGGCTATGAAATGTCTCAAACAGAACGGCTCATTTATGCCAAAGAGCAGATGCTAACAACCTACAAAAAGGTATTTTGGTACATCGTTATCGGCGTAGGAATCGGCAGTATAATTCACAACGTCATTCCGGAGTCGTGGATTATGTCATTGCTTGGACCCAATAACTGGTATGGAGTCACTTTAGCGACGGTAATCGGGGTTCCGATGTATGCGGATATATTTGGTACTCTGCCCATCGCCGAAGCCCTATACAGCAAAGGTGCCGGGCTAGGAACGATTTTATCGTTTATGATGAGTGTAACAGCATTATCTCTACCCTCCTTAATTATGCTCAGAAAAGTTATTAAGCCAAAATTATTAACCGCCTTCATCATAATTGTCGTCGCGGGAATAATGATCATCGGATATGTGTTTAATGCTTTTGGCTTTCTATTAATTTAG
- a CDS encoding SDR family NAD(P)-dependent oxidoreductase: MKLESYIARHQKNLQGKKYLVTGANSGIGYETTRILAGYGAQVTMACRSMERAKKAREDILDLNPKANLEMVEYDQASKQKIEALILKLKRDKAFFDGIVFNAGIYHPSADLKTEDGYPLTIGVNFMGLFYFISKLIESGILKSEKKVHLVFVGSLIWWNTSLPTQLNKESLNQLSLQKQYNVSKTMIGRLSYQLAKNRKLSDGSVLPNNCQVFLMHPGVSATGIVNSKSKGFSEFFSRAAHRFLYIFVHHPRKACLGIVESLMADENNSNYIFVPRGPFHISGFPKKIKYPRNIKKDDQDLLQWAQTIIR; encoded by the coding sequence ATGAAACTAGAAAGTTATATTGCACGGCACCAGAAGAATCTTCAAGGAAAAAAATATTTAGTCACCGGGGCCAACAGTGGAATCGGTTATGAAACTACGCGTATTTTAGCCGGTTATGGTGCGCAGGTAACCATGGCTTGCCGCAGCATGGAACGGGCTAAAAAAGCCCGTGAAGATATTTTGGATTTGAATCCAAAGGCTAATTTGGAAATGGTTGAATATGATCAAGCGTCAAAACAGAAAATAGAGGCCCTGATTTTAAAGTTAAAACGGGATAAAGCCTTTTTTGATGGCATAGTCTTCAATGCGGGAATCTATCATCCTTCCGCCGATTTGAAAACGGAAGATGGATATCCGTTGACTATCGGCGTGAATTTTATGGGCTTGTTTTACTTTATAAGCAAATTGATTGAAAGTGGAATTCTTAAGAGTGAAAAGAAGGTGCACCTCGTTTTCGTTGGCTCGTTAATTTGGTGGAATACGAGTCTCCCAACTCAATTGAATAAAGAATCGCTGAATCAACTTTCGCTTCAAAAACAATACAATGTTTCAAAGACCATGATTGGCCGATTATCCTATCAACTGGCAAAAAACCGAAAATTAAGCGACGGCAGTGTACTACCAAATAATTGTCAGGTTTTCCTGATGCACCCGGGAGTATCGGCAACGGGCATAGTCAATAGTAAATCAAAGGGTTTTTCCGAATTTTTCTCTCGAGCGGCACATCGTTTTCTCTATATTTTTGTTCACCATCCGCGAAAAGCTTGCCTCGGCATTGTTGAAAGTTTAATGGCGGACGAAAATAATTCCAATTATATTTTTGTTCCCCGGGGACCATTTCATATTTCCGGATTCCCCAAAAAAATAAAATATCCCCGGAACATAAAAAAAGATGATCAAGACCTATTGCAATGGGCCCAAACCATCATTAGATAA
- a CDS encoding ATP-binding cassette domain-containing protein: protein MVTINNLNILEVSTGRKIISDLSFFINPSEHVALIGEEGNGKSTLLKALIHKADSKLSITGVIRGVEDYGLLEQDIAHLYGEYLLQDYFFLPFSEINVRPKDKIYALNALKQFAFPIDIFHQNRKIKTLSGGELIRLALAKISYFDPEVILLDEPSNNLDYESMEVLKRFIVRSKAMILFVSHSVDLLSEAAEKIIVLSLENRKQLAKSEFYAYSYNEYVSYRKAYRENTYQVAKMQRSEYQKQAKKYSQIYSKVKDRQDQAVRDPVQGRLLKKKMHTIKSFGRRLEKKKEQFLDFPDDDPFLNVEVNMDLKRKTFGNIIDWRKDLLSKGGQLLAKNFRFSISGGEHVLLKGKNGSGKTTFLQELYAQPNKNYRYGYLPQNLDDLGFNNQTPVEILAANKNKDEITFIRQLLGRMLFTASEMEHPFSQLSGGQKSKVIILMLFVTSTYDILLLDEPSRNFAPTSIPTIVNLINGFPGAVIIVSHDYLFEESLTNLRLETI, encoded by the coding sequence ATGGTTACCATAAATAATTTAAATATATTAGAAGTTTCAACAGGCCGTAAAATAATTAGCGATCTTTCTTTTTTCATAAATCCGAGTGAACATGTCGCTCTTATTGGTGAGGAAGGAAATGGAAAATCAACTCTTTTAAAAGCCCTTATTCATAAAGCGGATTCCAAGCTTTCCATTACGGGGGTAATAAGAGGCGTTGAAGATTACGGACTACTTGAACAGGATATTGCTCATCTATATGGTGAGTATCTTCTTCAAGATTATTTTTTTCTTCCCTTTAGTGAAATAAATGTAAGACCGAAGGATAAAATCTATGCGTTAAATGCCTTAAAACAGTTCGCCTTTCCAATCGATATCTTCCATCAAAATCGTAAGATAAAGACTTTATCTGGTGGGGAGTTAATTCGGCTGGCACTGGCAAAAATCAGTTATTTCGATCCAGAAGTTATCTTGCTCGATGAACCAAGTAATAATCTTGATTATGAATCGATGGAAGTCCTCAAGCGTTTTATTGTAAGAAGCAAAGCGATGATCCTTTTTGTGTCACATAGTGTGGATCTTTTAAGCGAAGCGGCAGAAAAAATAATTGTTCTTTCTTTGGAAAATCGGAAACAACTCGCCAAAAGTGAGTTTTATGCTTATAGCTACAATGAATACGTCAGTTATCGAAAAGCCTACCGCGAAAATACATATCAAGTAGCAAAAATGCAAAGAAGCGAATATCAGAAGCAAGCAAAAAAATATAGTCAAATATATAGTAAAGTAAAAGACCGGCAGGATCAAGCGGTACGGGATCCGGTACAAGGTCGACTTTTGAAAAAAAAGATGCATACGATTAAATCCTTTGGACGAAGACTAGAAAAAAAGAAAGAGCAATTTCTTGATTTTCCAGATGACGATCCATTTTTAAATGTTGAAGTTAATATGGATTTAAAAAGAAAAACCTTCGGCAATATTATTGATTGGAGAAAAGATTTACTTTCAAAGGGTGGACAGCTTTTGGCTAAAAACTTTCGATTTTCTATCAGCGGTGGCGAGCATGTTTTACTGAAGGGAAAAAATGGCAGCGGTAAAACAACCTTTCTTCAAGAATTATACGCACAACCCAACAAAAACTATCGCTACGGATATCTTCCGCAAAATCTCGATGATTTAGGCTTTAATAATCAAACGCCTGTTGAAATATTAGCGGCTAATAAAAATAAAGACGAAATTACTTTTATTCGTCAATTGTTAGGCCGGATGCTATTTACCGCGAGTGAAATGGAACATCCTTTTTCCCAATTAAGTGGTGGACAAAAAAGCAAAGTTATTATTTTAATGTTATTTGTAACATCGACATATGATATTTTACTTTTAGACGAACCATCGCGCAATTTTGCTCCGACCTCGATACCAACGATAGTTAATCTTATCAATGGATTTCCCGGGGCGGTAATAATTGTTTCTCATGATTATCTTTTTGAAGAGAGTCTTACAAATTTACGTCTCGAGACGATATAA
- a CDS encoding AAA family ATPase, which translates to MIILVGASASGKTEVAKTLAQKYGIRKIITHTTRDMRKGEQNGVDYYFVSKPDFLALKEQNAFAETTLYNGNFYGTSKKEIGDNKVLLVDPNGLNAFKKLNNPRIVTFFLFAESPTRRKRMLARGDDPKVIEERLTNDQIKFAPENVGLTNYVIDSENQNVEEVADCIYSLYQKHLARLECDK; encoded by the coding sequence ATGATCATACTTGTCGGTGCAAGCGCCTCAGGAAAAACGGAAGTTGCAAAAACGCTCGCTCAAAAATATGGTATTCGCAAAATTATCACTCATACGACAAGAGATATGCGTAAAGGGGAGCAAAATGGAGTTGATTACTATTTTGTATCCAAGCCGGATTTTTTAGCCCTAAAAGAGCAAAATGCTTTTGCTGAGACAACCCTTTATAATGGAAATTTTTATGGTACAAGTAAGAAAGAGATTGGGGATAACAAAGTATTACTGGTCGACCCTAACGGCCTTAATGCATTTAAAAAATTAAACAATCCGCGAATTGTTACTTTCTTTTTATTCGCAGAAAGTCCAACTAGGCGAAAAAGGATGTTAGCGCGGGGGGATGACCCGAAAGTTATCGAGGAGCGCCTCACCAACGATCAGATTAAGTTCGCACCGGAAAATGTCGGCCTCACCAATTACGTGATTGACAGCGAAAATCAAAATGTGGAAGAAGTAGCCGATTGCATATATAGTCTCTATCAGAAACACTTAGCTCGCTTGGAATGCGACAAATAA
- a CDS encoding thioredoxin family protein: protein MKIQAIGCGCPKSTKNYQAVVQAAQELGITDEVEFYQDQEGMLAMGIISTPALVIDNRIYASGRVLNVSQAKELIAKAIAFSKKA from the coding sequence ATGAAAATACAAGCAATAGGATGCGGTTGTCCTAAATCAACCAAAAATTATCAGGCAGTAGTTCAGGCCGCTCAAGAGCTAGGCATCACCGATGAGGTCGAGTTTTATCAAGATCAAGAGGGTATGCTAGCGATGGGAATTATTTCGACACCCGCGCTGGTAATTGATAATCGAATATATGCTTCAGGAAGAGTACTTAATGTTTCTCAGGCTAAAGAATTGATTGCCAAAGCGATAGCTTTTTCGAAGAAGGCCTAA